In the genome of Magnolia sinica isolate HGM2019 chromosome 2, MsV1, whole genome shotgun sequence, one region contains:
- the LOC131226561 gene encoding uncharacterized protein LOC131226561 → MQCGPKQQARRLEEFGDEVAEEEEEEDEGDEEDEAEEEEEGEAEEEQEGDDAGEVPNACLVVDERLGTIEASISELKKDQDYLKRKMKRNSGKNLDYTRSAQLAWQAPASSSRVQDKGAPPPWPDSDD, encoded by the exons ATGCAATGTGGCCCTAAACAACAAGCAAGGCGGTTGGAAGAATTTGGAGACGAGgtagctgaagaagaagaagaagaggatgaaggTGACGAAGAGGATgaggctgaagaagaagaagagggtgaaGCTGAAGAAGAACAAGAGGGTGATGATGCAGGTGAGGTGCCCAATGCATGTCTGGTTGTAGATGAGCGTTTAGGGACAATTGAGGCCAGTATATCTGAGCTTAAGAAGGACCAAGACTATCTGAAGCGTAAGATGAAGA GGAACTCCGGCAAGAATCTAGACTACACCAGATCTGCCCAACTCGCATGGCAAGCTCCAGCGAGTTCCAGCCGAGTTCAG gacaagggtgctcctccaccatggCCAGATTCAGATGACTAA